One stretch of Chitinophaga pendula DNA includes these proteins:
- a CDS encoding MBL fold metallo-hydrolase, translated as MNERKLYLKPNVVLEPLFDRWYAWSHLISPATAAMNIVGRHLTIMDSFISAPSIHAEAVLNPKMKGGPFMDVPVDRVNDIQVLKDKTVKKQEKLLELAKSVKELDKLLLTEAKGFGLETLYNKVPDALKGLVELHYDRNNNADFRFFESLLYKSEYYDKSSQSIALWITENDQRPFCLSTPKLDEPNVLHLDIPFDHPGIDELARMRRTARDLKSIKELMGITPDQEALFETFFTETPPPPYQKYTGDKIRMRYFGHACILVETKDVSILVDPLISYYGYHSDLEHFSDADLPEVIDYVLITHNHQDHILFETLLPLRHKIKNLIVPRTSSGKLENPDLKLMFEYIGFDNVVAIDEMETIKFTDTTITGLPFTGEHSDLNILTKACYLIEISGFKLLFLADSRIVESALYKHIHNAIGDVDVMFLGMECDGAPLTWLYGPLLTKKITREQDGSRRLAGSDCDKGMALVNIFNPKEVYVYAMGMEPWLEFISSIKYTDESNPIIQSNRLVELCKQQGIVAERLYGEKELLYERKQQPAEAAATV; from the coding sequence ATGAATGAACGTAAATTATATCTGAAACCAAATGTTGTACTGGAACCGTTGTTCGACAGATGGTATGCCTGGAGTCATCTGATTTCTCCGGCAACTGCGGCTATGAACATTGTTGGTCGTCATCTGACCATCATGGATTCATTTATCAGCGCTCCTTCCATTCACGCTGAGGCCGTACTGAATCCGAAAATGAAAGGTGGTCCGTTCATGGATGTACCCGTAGATAGAGTAAATGATATCCAGGTTTTAAAAGACAAAACGGTAAAAAAACAGGAGAAACTGCTTGAGTTGGCAAAGTCCGTTAAAGAATTGGATAAACTCCTCCTCACGGAAGCCAAAGGGTTTGGTCTTGAAACGCTCTATAATAAGGTGCCGGATGCACTGAAAGGATTAGTGGAACTGCATTACGATAGAAATAATAACGCTGACTTCCGCTTTTTTGAATCACTTCTCTACAAAAGCGAATATTACGACAAATCCTCTCAAAGTATCGCACTTTGGATCACCGAAAATGATCAACGGCCTTTCTGTCTCAGTACTCCTAAACTGGATGAACCCAACGTGTTACACCTCGACATCCCATTCGATCATCCGGGTATAGACGAACTCGCCAGAATGCGCCGCACTGCACGTGACCTGAAGAGCATCAAAGAACTCATGGGTATTACTCCCGATCAGGAAGCGCTGTTCGAAACCTTCTTTACTGAAACACCGCCACCACCTTATCAGAAATATACCGGCGATAAGATCCGTATGCGCTACTTCGGTCATGCATGTATCCTGGTAGAAACTAAAGATGTCTCCATCCTCGTGGATCCCCTGATCAGCTACTATGGCTATCATTCTGATCTCGAACACTTCTCCGATGCCGATCTGCCAGAGGTGATCGACTATGTACTCATCACTCATAACCACCAGGATCACATTCTGTTCGAAACATTACTGCCACTGAGACATAAGATTAAAAACCTTATCGTACCCCGTACCAGCAGCGGTAAACTCGAAAATCCAGACCTCAAGCTGATGTTCGAATACATTGGTTTTGACAACGTTGTGGCTATCGATGAAATGGAAACTATTAAATTCACCGATACCACTATCACCGGTTTGCCTTTTACCGGTGAGCATAGCGATCTCAATATTCTTACTAAAGCCTGCTACCTGATTGAGATCAGCGGTTTCAAATTGCTGTTTCTGGCAGACTCCAGAATTGTAGAATCTGCGTTGTACAAACATATCCATAATGCTATCGGGGATGTTGATGTAATGTTCCTGGGTATGGAATGTGACGGAGCGCCGCTTACCTGGCTCTATGGCCCATTGCTCACCAAAAAGATCACGCGTGAACAGGATGGTAGCCGCAGGCTCGCTGGCTCTGACTGTGATAAAGGTATGGCCTTGGTTAACATTTTCAACCCTAAAGAAGTGTATGTGTACGCTATGGGAATGGAACCCTGGCTTGAATTTATAAGCAGTATCAAATATACAGACGAATCTAACCCCATTATCCAATCGAACAGACTGGTAGAACTGTGCAAACAACAGGGTATCGTAGCAGAAAGACTTTATGGTGAAAAAGAATTGTTGTACGAAAGAAAACAACAACCCGCCGAAGCCGCTGCTACGGTATAA
- the sbnB gene encoding 2,3-diaminopropionate biosynthesis protein SbnB, which produces MHYLSKDDLLNIGIKWNDVIDRINDAVLTLKDGDYAQPIKPYLRFRNLTNRIIAMPAYVGGNVSFAGIKWIASFPDNINKNLPRANSVTILNDADTGVPVCIVNTSFISAVRTAAVTGLVVRQYLAAKTVDEVKVGMTGFGPIGQLHLQMIGDLLGDKLKEICIYDLRPVDQALIPDTLKDKVRIVNSWEEAFENADIFMTCTVSKAPYINKKPKPGSLQLNVSLRDYVADFLDYTQVMIVDDWEEICRENTDIEVMHKTKGLQEKDTHSLADVVTQEILKNAGADDVIMFNPMGMAVFDIATAAYYYDKAQQSGIGTVLAD; this is translated from the coding sequence ATGCACTACTTAAGTAAAGACGATTTGCTGAACATCGGCATCAAATGGAACGACGTTATCGACAGGATCAATGATGCTGTACTGACATTGAAAGATGGCGATTATGCGCAACCTATCAAACCTTACCTCCGGTTCCGTAACCTTACCAACCGTATCATCGCTATGCCGGCGTACGTTGGTGGTAACGTGTCTTTTGCAGGTATCAAATGGATTGCCAGCTTTCCTGACAACATCAACAAAAATCTTCCGCGCGCTAACTCTGTAACCATCCTCAATGATGCAGATACCGGTGTTCCCGTTTGTATCGTCAATACCAGCTTCATCAGTGCTGTTCGTACTGCTGCGGTAACCGGACTAGTAGTTCGTCAATACCTCGCCGCGAAAACAGTAGATGAAGTAAAAGTAGGCATGACTGGTTTTGGCCCTATTGGACAACTCCACCTCCAGATGATAGGCGATCTGCTGGGTGATAAACTCAAAGAGATCTGTATTTATGACCTTAGACCTGTAGATCAGGCATTGATACCAGACACCCTGAAAGATAAAGTACGTATTGTTAACTCCTGGGAGGAAGCGTTTGAAAATGCAGATATCTTCATGACCTGTACGGTATCAAAAGCTCCTTACATCAACAAAAAACCCAAACCAGGTTCCCTGCAGCTGAATGTTTCTCTCAGAGACTATGTAGCTGACTTCCTGGATTATACCCAGGTAATGATCGTAGATGATTGGGAGGAGATCTGCAGAGAAAATACGGATATCGAAGTGATGCACAAAACCAAAGGGTTGCAGGAAAAAGATACGCACTCCCTGGCAGATGTCGTTACTCAGGAGATACTCAAAAATGCAGGCGCTGATGATGTGATCATGTTCAATCCTATGGGAATGGCCGTGTTTGATATAGCAACAGCTGCCTACTATTACGATAAAGCGCAACAGTCCGGTATCGGTACTGTACTTGCAGACTAG
- the sbnA gene encoding 2,3-diaminopropionate biosynthesis protein SbnA, which produces MPKQISMISSLQRISHLIGNTPVVPLDYPGISLYAKLEYKNYSGSVKDRAALSILSNAIHNNRIDNETLIVESSSGNFAIALSRLCKDLGLRFIPVIDPNINAENEAIIRLFNEEVVKVDQVDSTGGYLLTRIEKVKEICAQNPNSFWTNQYENPDNYMGYYHTLGKEICDRFEQLDYLFIAVSSCGTIAGVSKRVKEKFPNVTIVGVDLEGSVIFGTPPKKRYVSGLGASKVPAILKYATIDETMHVSHEQLVSGCHELVRDHNIFAGASTGAVYSAIDSYFSSRAIEGNPNVLFICADKGDSYINNVYNEQWVNNMMEKLKVTVNV; this is translated from the coding sequence GTGCCAAAACAAATATCTATGATCTCCTCCCTGCAACGAATCAGTCACCTGATAGGTAACACTCCTGTAGTGCCCCTAGATTACCCCGGTATCTCCTTGTATGCAAAACTGGAGTACAAAAACTACAGTGGCAGTGTAAAGGATCGCGCAGCTCTCAGTATCCTTTCTAACGCCATCCATAACAATCGTATCGACAACGAAACACTGATCGTAGAATCCAGCTCTGGTAATTTCGCTATCGCCCTTTCGAGACTTTGTAAGGACCTCGGTCTCCGCTTTATCCCCGTTATTGACCCCAATATTAATGCTGAGAACGAGGCTATCATCAGGCTTTTCAATGAAGAAGTCGTAAAGGTAGATCAGGTAGATAGCACCGGCGGATATTTGCTGACCCGTATCGAAAAAGTAAAAGAGATATGTGCCCAAAACCCCAATAGCTTCTGGACTAATCAATACGAAAATCCGGATAACTATATGGGATATTACCATACGCTTGGTAAAGAAATATGTGATCGCTTTGAGCAGCTCGACTATCTCTTCATCGCGGTGAGCTCATGTGGAACCATTGCTGGCGTATCTAAAAGAGTAAAAGAAAAATTCCCCAATGTAACCATAGTAGGTGTTGATCTGGAAGGTTCCGTAATATTCGGTACTCCTCCTAAAAAACGCTACGTATCCGGACTCGGCGCTAGCAAAGTACCCGCTATACTCAAATATGCTACTATTGACGAAACGATGCATGTTAGCCACGAGCAACTCGTGAGCGGCTGCCATGAACTCGTAAGAGATCATAACATTTTCGCCGGTGCATCCACTGGCGCCGTATATAGCGCTATTGACAGCTATTTCAGCTCCCGCGCAATAGAAGGTAATCCAAACGTATTGTTCATCTGCGCTGATAAAGGTGATTCGTATATTAACAATGTATACAATGAGCAATGGGTCAACAATATGATGGAAAAACTAAAAGTCACCGTAAACGTATAA